A DNA window from Paenibacillus sp. HWE-109 contains the following coding sequences:
- a CDS encoding M20 family metallo-hydrolase — MTPTSVQELAQYSKQMLDVLEWLATYGANPEGGVTRLLYTESWLQAQRALLAKMEGLGLAANFDAVGNVYGKLQGSNASLKSVLTGSHVDTVKNGGKYDGAYGVVASLMALGYLKAVHGTPRRTIEVISFCEEEGSRFPLAYWGSGHVTGVRSYASAAGIADLEGTTLLEAMGEAGFEPANAGEHSAVRDDIGAYIEIHIEQGSVLEVKQKQIGVVTAIVGQIRMTVVVKGDSNHAGTTPMTMRRDALAGAAEMVVLTESMALEEGGPLVATVGRLDVKRGTSNVVPGEVEFTLDIRHTDERKMDAFRTRLLTKLGEIAKRRELIIETVENLHASPVAMHQGISNDIEAACATYGFGSMKLPSGAGHDAQLFGPICPSAMIFVPSRGGISHSPEEFTEPDDLIAGFQTLVHVLYQYGYGGKADEIL; from the coding sequence ATGACACCGACCTCTGTTCAAGAATTAGCTCAATATTCCAAGCAAATGCTTGATGTGCTGGAGTGGCTCGCAACCTACGGCGCTAATCCAGAGGGAGGAGTTACCCGGCTGCTGTACACGGAGTCATGGCTGCAGGCGCAGCGTGCGCTTTTGGCAAAGATGGAAGGGCTGGGTCTAGCAGCGAATTTCGACGCCGTAGGCAATGTATATGGGAAATTGCAAGGAAGCAACGCGTCTTTGAAGTCGGTTCTTACAGGCTCGCACGTCGACACAGTCAAAAATGGCGGTAAATATGATGGCGCATACGGCGTCGTTGCATCGCTGATGGCACTTGGCTACCTGAAGGCTGTACATGGGACTCCGAGAAGGACAATTGAAGTGATTTCATTTTGTGAAGAAGAGGGAAGCCGCTTCCCGCTTGCTTATTGGGGATCCGGCCATGTAACCGGCGTAAGATCTTACGCAAGTGCTGCAGGTATTGCAGATCTAGAGGGTACTACTTTGTTGGAAGCTATGGGAGAAGCAGGCTTCGAACCTGCAAACGCGGGCGAACATTCGGCAGTGCGTGATGATATTGGAGCTTATATTGAAATTCATATTGAGCAAGGTTCTGTTCTTGAAGTGAAACAGAAACAAATTGGCGTTGTGACCGCGATAGTTGGACAGATTCGGATGACTGTAGTTGTCAAAGGCGATTCGAACCATGCCGGAACAACACCGATGACCATGCGCCGGGATGCGCTCGCGGGAGCCGCTGAAATGGTTGTTCTCACGGAAAGTATGGCACTGGAAGAAGGCGGGCCGCTAGTGGCTACGGTAGGACGGCTGGATGTAAAGCGTGGAACCTCGAATGTGGTGCCGGGCGAAGTTGAATTTACGCTGGACATTCGGCATACGGATGAGCGGAAGATGGACGCTTTTCGAACAAGATTGCTAACAAAGCTCGGTGAAATCGCGAAGCGAAGAGAGCTTATTATAGAGACGGTTGAAAATTTACATGCTTCACCTGTTGCCATGCACCAAGGAATCTCGAATGACATTGAGGCAGCGTGCGCGACTTATGGATTCGGAAGCATGAAGCTGCCCAGCGGGGCTGGCCACGATGCCCAGTTGTTTGGGCCGATCTGTCCATCGGCGATGATTTTCGTGCCAAGCCGCGGGGGGATCAGTCATAGTCCGGAGGAGTTCACGGAACCGGATGACTTGATTGCAGGTTTTCAAACGCTGGTTCATGTGTTATACCAATATGGCTATGGGGGTAAAGCTGATGAAATCCTATAA
- a CDS encoding ABC transporter substrate-binding protein: protein MQQRKSKKVSVALVSLMSMTLLLSACGSASNAGSTASTSPTASSPAATAAAKTEKTMTDGLGNKVTIPANPQRIIGSYLEDPLITLGIKPVAQWAVASGVQDYLKDSLNGIPTLPSDLPFEAVASFNPDLMIIGGSSAAAGEKYAQYAKITPTFVLGDEVNNDWRKALLKIGEIFDKSKEAEQALKTYDAKAKEAKDKLIKANGEQSAAAIWVTAKAAYVVSENLSSGALLYKDMGFKVPNVVKEISSKGTANWRAISMEALSQLDADHIILIRGKGEGDQIINDPIWKSVSAVKNGHVYEFDKTHSWLYSGVIANSKMIDDVLKSILK, encoded by the coding sequence ATGCAACAAAGAAAAAGCAAAAAAGTTTCCGTTGCGCTAGTAAGCTTAATGAGTATGACGTTGTTATTGTCGGCTTGCGGGAGCGCATCTAATGCTGGTTCCACGGCATCCACGTCACCAACAGCTAGTTCTCCAGCGGCAACGGCTGCAGCCAAAACAGAGAAAACAATGACGGACGGGCTAGGCAATAAGGTAACCATTCCAGCTAATCCACAACGAATTATTGGTTCTTACTTAGAAGATCCTTTGATAACACTTGGTATTAAACCAGTTGCACAATGGGCTGTTGCCAGCGGTGTTCAGGACTACTTAAAGGACAGTCTGAACGGCATCCCGACGCTTCCATCGGATCTTCCATTCGAAGCGGTTGCGAGTTTCAATCCGGATCTTATGATCATCGGGGGATCCAGCGCAGCAGCAGGCGAGAAGTATGCGCAGTATGCCAAAATTACACCTACCTTTGTATTGGGCGATGAAGTCAACAATGACTGGCGCAAAGCGCTGCTGAAGATCGGCGAAATCTTCGATAAATCGAAGGAAGCAGAGCAAGCGCTAAAAACTTATGATGCGAAGGCGAAAGAAGCTAAGGATAAATTGATTAAAGCAAACGGCGAGCAATCAGCGGCTGCGATATGGGTGACTGCCAAAGCTGCCTATGTGGTAAGCGAGAACCTGTCCAGTGGAGCTTTGCTCTACAAGGACATGGGCTTCAAAGTGCCTAATGTGGTGAAAGAAATTTCCAGCAAAGGGACTGCGAACTGGCGGGCGATCTCGATGGAAGCCTTGTCTCAACTAGATGCGGATCATATTATCCTGATTCGTGGTAAGGGAGAAGGCGACCAAATTATTAACGATCCGATTTGGAAAAGCGTTTCTGCTGTGAAGAACGGGCATGTTTATGAATTTGATAAAACCCACAGCTGGTTATACAGCGGAGTTATTGCGAACAGTAAAATGATTGATGACGTTTTGAAAAGTATTTTGAAGTAA
- a CDS encoding XdhC family protein — protein METYDILLAVESDSHARVLATVIHVEGHAYRKQGAVMLMMADGSSIGSISPGCLEADLFAYVPAVWESSTSQMVEYDMRPADDFGWGETIGCGGLIRILLEPVSGELLVNLLAVKACLDRGEAVQLVREITDGYSGISYTLCSEGNSSDRQASLSVYVSLFKPKPRVIVFGANSDAIPLVQMAISSGFRVVVADWREAYCRAERFPGAETEVAFPKQLVANLKLNAQDYIIVMSHQYEKDALFVQEAMKADLLYLGIMGSRERTENLLAGIDRPQWLRYPVGLPIGSEGPVENAVSIVAELISLKRGGKATGASANVSGREDRSRSW, from the coding sequence ATGGAAACCTATGATATTTTGCTGGCAGTAGAGAGTGATAGTCACGCGCGGGTGTTGGCAACAGTTATTCATGTGGAAGGCCATGCTTATCGTAAACAGGGAGCTGTCATGCTGATGATGGCAGACGGGAGCTCGATAGGAAGTATCTCGCCAGGTTGCTTGGAAGCGGATCTCTTCGCCTATGTACCGGCAGTATGGGAATCTTCAACCTCCCAAATGGTGGAGTACGACATGAGGCCAGCTGATGATTTCGGTTGGGGAGAGACGATTGGCTGCGGCGGGCTGATCCGTATTCTACTGGAGCCTGTTAGTGGAGAACTGTTGGTTAATCTGCTTGCTGTGAAAGCATGTTTGGATCGAGGCGAAGCTGTACAGTTGGTGCGTGAAATTACGGATGGCTATTCAGGCATCTCGTATACCCTGTGCTCTGAAGGTAATTCTTCAGATCGGCAAGCTTCTCTCTCTGTGTATGTTTCCTTGTTTAAACCTAAGCCTAGAGTGATTGTTTTTGGCGCAAATTCGGATGCGATCCCACTTGTTCAAATGGCGATTAGCAGCGGATTTCGCGTGGTTGTCGCCGACTGGCGTGAGGCTTATTGTCGGGCAGAACGTTTTCCGGGCGCGGAGACAGAGGTTGCTTTTCCTAAGCAGCTGGTGGCGAATTTAAAGCTGAATGCCCAAGACTACATCATTGTGATGAGCCATCAGTACGAAAAGGACGCTCTGTTTGTCCAAGAAGCCATGAAGGCTGACTTGCTTTATCTTGGGATCATGGGGTCCAGAGAACGGACGGAAAATTTATTGGCAGGTATCGACCGCCCTCAATGGCTGCGTTACCCCGTAGGACTGCCGATCGGTTCAGAAGGCCCCGTGGAGAATGCCGTCAGTATCGTCGCAGAGTTGATTAGCCTCAAACGAGGCGGCAAGGCGACCGGAGCATCTGCTAATGTGAGCGGGCGTGAGGACAGGAGTCGCTCATGGTGA
- the pucL gene encoding factor-independent urate hydroxylase, which produces MKFKLHQVNTMNQIDFVHAFGPLFEHSPWVAERAWGSLPYASQQEFTLALEQEVWLASREERLALLRAHPDLGTRVQMTNHSVQEQSGAGLNRLSPEEYKQFLAYNKQYTTKFKFPFIMAVKGQTKDTIKEAIRLRIERDLETELGKALQEVCKIGRFRLEALMEDEKGETAMKQASVSERTMYYGKGDVWVYRSYAKPLTNLTLIPESGFAGRDNVLFGMNIKIAVSGEKFFTSFTEGDNTLVVATDSMKNFLLRKAGDYEGATAEGFLAFAARKFLETYPQMTGVRMTADQVAFDVLPVPGANGLENGELVYRYSQNEHPTALVDMVRTDEGIVVAEHSGGIADLKLIKVKGSSFAGFVRDEYTTLPESYDRPLFIFLDMSWSYEEVEDAFDSDLGRYVAAEQIRDIAHTVFHEQHSPSIQNLIYRIGQRALTRFPQLKDIRFESNNRTWETILEQASVGEGKVFTEPRPPYGFQGFSMTKRDLEGL; this is translated from the coding sequence ATGAAATTTAAGCTGCATCAAGTGAACACAATGAATCAGATTGATTTCGTTCATGCGTTCGGCCCTCTTTTCGAACATTCCCCGTGGGTGGCTGAGCGGGCGTGGGGCTCGCTGCCTTATGCCTCACAGCAGGAATTCACGCTTGCTCTTGAGCAGGAAGTTTGGTTAGCCAGCCGGGAGGAACGGCTTGCCCTATTGCGGGCGCATCCGGACTTAGGGACAAGGGTCCAGATGACGAATCACTCGGTCCAGGAACAGTCAGGCGCAGGACTCAATCGCTTGTCCCCAGAGGAATATAAGCAATTCCTTGCCTACAACAAGCAATATACAACGAAGTTCAAGTTTCCTTTCATTATGGCTGTGAAGGGGCAAACGAAGGATACGATCAAAGAAGCGATTCGTCTGCGGATTGAACGAGACTTAGAGACGGAATTAGGCAAGGCTCTTCAGGAAGTTTGCAAGATAGGTCGTTTTCGGCTTGAAGCATTAATGGAGGATGAGAAGGGGGAAACAGCGATGAAACAAGCGAGCGTATCAGAGAGAACGATGTACTACGGAAAAGGTGATGTGTGGGTATATCGTTCTTATGCCAAACCTTTGACGAATTTAACGCTAATCCCTGAATCGGGTTTTGCGGGACGAGATAATGTGTTGTTCGGGATGAATATTAAAATCGCGGTTAGCGGAGAGAAGTTCTTTACTTCGTTCACCGAAGGCGATAACACGTTGGTCGTTGCCACGGATTCGATGAAAAACTTCCTTCTACGCAAAGCCGGCGACTATGAAGGAGCTACAGCAGAAGGCTTCCTCGCCTTCGCTGCTCGCAAGTTTCTGGAGACCTACCCGCAGATGACGGGCGTGAGAATGACGGCTGATCAAGTTGCCTTCGACGTTCTGCCAGTTCCCGGAGCCAATGGCTTGGAAAATGGAGAACTCGTCTATCGTTATTCACAAAATGAACATCCAACGGCTTTGGTTGACATGGTTCGCACAGATGAGGGGATCGTTGTTGCTGAACACTCCGGCGGTATCGCTGATCTTAAACTAATTAAGGTAAAAGGCAGCTCCTTCGCTGGTTTTGTGCGAGACGAGTACACCACGCTTCCGGAATCCTATGATCGGCCCTTATTCATCTTCTTGGATATGTCATGGAGCTATGAAGAGGTGGAAGATGCCTTCGATTCTGATCTCGGCCGTTATGTGGCTGCTGAGCAAATAAGGGATATTGCGCATACCGTATTCCATGAGCAGCATTCCCCATCGATTCAAAATCTCATTTATCGGATTGGACAACGAGCACTTACAAGATTCCCGCAGTTGAAGGACATTCGCTTCGAATCGAATAACCGCACGTGGGAAACGATTCTGGAGCAGGCTTCGGTAGGCGAAGGCAAAGTATTTACAGAACCTAGACCTCCTTATGGCTTCCAAGGGTTTTCGATGACGAAGCGTGATTTGGAGGGCCTATGA
- a CDS encoding nucleotidyltransferase family protein has protein sequence MVSEAKKVIGIYLAAGSSRRMGTSKQSLEMAADTRLGSIALLHALQSEVHSVVVVVREDDPLDWLSAEVLAYAEAGRCLVEVCAEAGRGIAHSLRVGIKAAERQNADGILVVLADQPFIDAQMLNRLMDTFRGEAGWDFVASGDQGMPKPPVILGREMWPSALALEGDEGARSLFHLPQYRGQVMDEEEALKFLDIDTEERYLAAKKIVWNKLMLS, from the coding sequence ATGGTGAGCGAAGCGAAGAAGGTTATCGGCATCTATTTGGCGGCGGGAAGCAGCAGGCGCATGGGGACTTCGAAGCAGTCGCTGGAAATGGCAGCGGATACTAGGCTGGGGAGTATAGCTCTGCTGCATGCGCTCCAGTCTGAGGTGCATAGCGTTGTTGTGGTCGTTCGGGAAGATGACCCGCTCGATTGGTTGTCCGCTGAAGTCCTTGCCTATGCAGAAGCGGGGCGCTGTCTGGTTGAGGTTTGCGCGGAAGCAGGAAGAGGCATAGCTCACTCCTTGCGGGTGGGGATTAAGGCAGCCGAGCGTCAGAATGCAGACGGTATATTGGTGGTTTTGGCGGATCAGCCGTTCATCGATGCGCAGATGCTGAATCGACTCATGGATACGTTCAGGGGCGAGGCTGGATGGGACTTCGTGGCGAGTGGCGATCAAGGCATGCCTAAGCCCCCTGTGATTCTGGGGCGGGAGATGTGGCCTTCTGCTCTGGCCTTAGAAGGAGATGAGGGGGCGCGCTCCTTATTTCATTTGCCGCAGTATCGCGGACAGGTTATGGACGAAGAGGAAGCCTTGAAGTTTTTGGATATTGACACTGAAGAGCGATACTTGGCTGCGAAAAAAATTGTATGGAACAAATTAATGTTAAGTTAA
- a CDS encoding allantoinase, which translates to MDDQFDLVIRKGAVVLIDQVRQLDIGIRNGKIAALGENLAYSEQTPTYEAENLVILPGMVDAHVHFNEPALGHWEGFATGSASLAAGGCTTYIDMPLNGVPPTVRFSALKQKLEAAEGNSVVDYALWGGLVPGNIGHLQELAEAGVIGFKAFMSCPGGEGEDIFAEVDDLTLVEGMREIARLGLVLALHAESEEMVAKLAAEAREEGKRGALDFAATRPIAAELEAVNRALFYAEQTGCKLHFVHISSAEAVHVITDAKARGLDVTVETCPHYLVLTSADLEQQGAIAKCAPPLRTAHDQERLWQELAAGRLDLLASDHSPCPAAMKQGEFIEAWGGISGAQSSVELVLDEGHLRRDVPLPLLARLLATEPAKRFGLYPRKGQIALGADADLALVDLKMSYTLQASDLLYRHPHSPYVGKTFGCRVKATFLRGNQVYELHEGVADKTEGAWLRHAAVTGGVHSG; encoded by the coding sequence ATGGATGATCAATTTGATCTCGTTATTCGTAAAGGTGCCGTAGTCCTCATAGATCAAGTACGTCAGTTGGATATCGGTATTCGAAACGGTAAAATTGCCGCGTTAGGTGAAAACCTCGCTTACTCGGAGCAAACGCCTACTTATGAAGCGGAAAATCTGGTCATCCTGCCGGGTATGGTAGATGCTCATGTTCATTTCAATGAACCCGCCTTGGGACATTGGGAGGGCTTCGCTACAGGTTCCGCATCGCTCGCCGCAGGTGGCTGCACCACCTATATCGATATGCCGCTCAACGGTGTTCCGCCAACGGTGAGATTTAGCGCCCTGAAGCAAAAATTGGAAGCGGCAGAAGGAAACTCGGTGGTCGATTATGCGCTTTGGGGCGGTCTTGTTCCCGGCAATATCGGACACTTGCAAGAGCTAGCCGAAGCTGGTGTCATTGGATTCAAGGCTTTCATGTCTTGTCCCGGCGGAGAAGGGGAAGATATTTTCGCGGAAGTGGACGACCTGACGCTCGTCGAAGGGATGAGAGAGATCGCTCGCCTGGGGCTCGTGCTTGCGCTGCATGCAGAGAGTGAAGAGATGGTCGCGAAACTGGCAGCCGAAGCGCGGGAGGAAGGCAAGCGAGGGGCGCTCGACTTCGCTGCGACGCGGCCGATCGCCGCTGAGCTGGAAGCGGTCAACCGCGCGCTCTTCTACGCGGAACAAACGGGCTGCAAGCTGCACTTCGTGCACATCAGCAGCGCTGAGGCTGTGCACGTGATCACGGATGCGAAGGCGAGAGGGCTGGACGTCACCGTGGAAACGTGCCCGCACTACTTGGTCTTGACCAGCGCGGATCTGGAGCAGCAAGGGGCGATTGCCAAATGTGCGCCGCCACTGCGTACGGCGCATGATCAAGAGCGGCTCTGGCAGGAGCTTGCTGCTGGCAGGCTTGATCTGCTCGCCTCGGATCATTCCCCCTGCCCGGCAGCGATGAAGCAAGGGGAATTTATCGAGGCGTGGGGTGGAATCTCCGGCGCGCAAAGCTCGGTCGAGCTGGTGCTGGATGAAGGCCATCTCCGCCGGGATGTGCCGCTGCCTTTGCTTGCACGGCTGCTGGCTACGGAGCCAGCCAAGCGCTTTGGGTTGTATCCGCGCAAGGGCCAAATTGCCCTGGGGGCAGATGCGGATCTGGCGCTTGTGGATTTGAAGATGAGCTATACGCTGCAAGCAAGTGATTTGCTGTACCGCCATCCGCATAGCCCCTATGTGGGGAAAACATTTGGCTGCCGAGTAAAAGCCACATTCTTACGCGGAAACCAAGTGTATGAGCTTCATGAAGGCGTTGCTGACAAGACAGAAGGAGCATGGCTTCGTCATGCTGCTGTGACAGGAGGTGTGCACAGTGGCTGA
- a CDS encoding nucleoside deaminase, with product MSEREQHIAYLKRCVELSVLARESGNTPFGALLVGPTGAVLLEQGNVEITQSNCTGHAETMLMEAASKRYSKAELWSCTLYTSVEPCAMCSGSIYWGNVGRVVYGISEKLLAQLTGEDEQNPTLDLPCREVFARGNKPIEVIGPIQEVEAEAVAAHEGYWL from the coding sequence ATGAGTGAACGTGAGCAACATATCGCTTATTTAAAAAGATGCGTCGAGCTCTCTGTTCTGGCGAGAGAATCCGGGAATACACCGTTCGGCGCGCTGTTAGTAGGGCCAACAGGTGCGGTTTTGCTTGAACAAGGCAATGTGGAAATTACCCAGTCCAACTGCACAGGGCACGCAGAAACGATGCTGATGGAGGCGGCCTCCAAACGATACAGCAAGGCCGAACTGTGGTCCTGCACATTATATACGTCTGTAGAGCCGTGCGCCATGTGTTCAGGCTCCATCTATTGGGGTAATGTAGGGCGAGTCGTCTATGGAATTTCCGAAAAGTTGTTGGCGCAACTAACCGGGGAGGATGAGCAGAATCCGACGTTGGATTTACCTTGCCGAGAAGTCTTCGCCAGAGGGAATAAACCGATTGAAGTCATTGGTCCTATTCAAGAAGTTGAGGCGGAGGCGGTTGCCGCTCATGAGGGATATTGGTTATAA
- a CDS encoding pyridoxal-phosphate-dependent aminotransferase family protein, with the protein MKSYKDLSPSLRTIMTPGPVEVDPRVLRAMSYPILGQFDPEFTELMNETMEMLRDVFQTSNQWAYPIDGTSRSGIEAVLVSVIEPGDKVLVPIYGRFGNLLVEISERCGAEVVLLEKEWGTVFDPQEIIAAIHREKPNIVAIVHGETSTGCVQPLEGIGAACREVDALLVVDAVATIGGVPVQTDAWQLDAVIGGTQKCLSVPSGMSPITYNERVEAKVLRRKTIERGLREKGSAVAAGKPVASNYFDLGQLQDYWSPKRLNHHTESTSMLYALREGLRLVLQEGLEERFDRHKRHEAALVAGLKAMGLTLYGNPACKLPVVTCIQIPQGIDGESVRAMLLNSFGIEIASSFGPLKGQIWRIGTMGFSCNQKNVLHVLGALEAVLLWHKAAITSGKALQAALSVYAPTEEELPC; encoded by the coding sequence ATGAAATCCTATAAAGACTTATCGCCCTCGCTGCGAACGATTATGACGCCCGGACCGGTTGAGGTCGACCCGCGTGTTCTGCGCGCGATGTCGTATCCGATTCTGGGACAGTTTGATCCTGAATTTACGGAATTGATGAATGAGACGATGGAAATGCTCAGGGATGTTTTTCAAACAAGCAATCAATGGGCTTACCCTATCGATGGTACCTCCCGCTCAGGTATTGAGGCGGTATTAGTCAGTGTGATTGAACCTGGGGATAAAGTGCTTGTACCGATTTATGGTCGTTTTGGCAACTTGCTTGTCGAAATTTCTGAACGCTGCGGAGCTGAAGTTGTCCTGTTGGAGAAGGAGTGGGGGACGGTATTCGACCCGCAGGAAATCATTGCCGCTATTCATCGGGAAAAGCCGAATATTGTAGCGATTGTACATGGCGAAACGTCCACGGGGTGCGTTCAACCTCTTGAAGGAATCGGGGCGGCTTGCCGTGAAGTGGATGCGCTGCTGGTCGTTGATGCTGTTGCGACAATTGGCGGCGTGCCGGTACAGACGGATGCCTGGCAGTTAGACGCGGTTATCGGTGGCACGCAGAAATGCCTGTCGGTTCCCTCTGGCATGTCTCCGATTACTTACAATGAGCGTGTTGAGGCGAAGGTGCTGCGACGCAAAACGATTGAGCGCGGTCTGCGTGAAAAAGGTTCAGCCGTAGCTGCTGGGAAGCCGGTTGCGAGCAACTACTTCGATCTCGGTCAACTGCAGGATTACTGGAGCCCCAAGCGGCTCAATCATCATACGGAGTCAACTTCCATGCTGTACGCTTTGCGCGAAGGCTTGCGGCTTGTGCTGCAAGAGGGGCTGGAGGAACGCTTTGACCGCCATAAGCGCCATGAAGCTGCCTTGGTTGCTGGCTTGAAGGCCATGGGCTTAACGTTGTATGGCAACCCCGCTTGTAAGCTTCCGGTTGTCACTTGTATTCAGATACCGCAAGGAATTGACGGCGAATCCGTTCGCGCTATGCTGCTGAATAGTTTTGGCATCGAAATTGCCAGTTCCTTCGGGCCGTTAAAAGGTCAAATTTGGCGAATTGGAACGATGGGCTTCAGCTGCAACCAGAAAAATGTGCTTCACGTGTTGGGTGCATTGGAAGCGGTGCTCTTATGGCACAAAGCTGCGATTACAAGCGGTAAAGCGCTGCAAGCGGCGTTATCCGTATATGCCCCCACAGAGGAGGAACTTCCATGTTGA
- the uraH gene encoding hydroxyisourate hydrolase: MSRGITTHVLDISSGRPAKDVHIALFRIQDGKSELLSSGATNSDGRLEGPLLSGEGYQAGVYELVFHIGDYFRGTGISLPEPAFLDQVPVRFGISATDVHYHVPLLVAPWGYNTYKGS, encoded by the coding sequence ATGAGCAGAGGGATTACAACGCATGTTCTGGATATAAGCAGCGGAAGACCTGCGAAGGATGTACACATCGCTTTATTTCGGATACAAGACGGGAAGTCGGAACTGTTAAGTTCTGGTGCAACGAACAGCGATGGCCGTCTGGAGGGACCCTTGTTGAGCGGTGAGGGTTACCAAGCTGGGGTATATGAGCTTGTTTTTCATATTGGTGATTATTTCCGAGGCACAGGCATATCGCTTCCAGAGCCGGCTTTTCTAGATCAAGTTCCGGTTCGCTTCGGAATATCAGCCACAGATGTTCACTATCATGTGCCATTATTGGTTGCGCCATGGGGATACAACACCTATAAGGGCAGCTAA
- the ggt gene encoding gamma-glutamyltransferase yields the protein MLNIMPRAERAMIATPHYLASSVGSAILQQGGNAFDAAIAISATLGVVYPHMTGLGGDAFFLMYDAAAGAYTGFNGSGKSAAQATPDFYKAKGLQAIPQRGILSAITVPGMVDAWWQVWEKYGKLAWAKLLEPAIDYAEKGFPISRNLLFWMRKDEVFIRASEQLSSLYMAGGQLLKEGDRLVQKEMAQTLRVVQREGRDAFYKGTLMQSIVQNIQSDGGLLQEADFRNFAGEWVELLSTTYRGYDIYQMPPNSQGFTALMMMNMLENVDVSAVPRASANFYHLMSEVVKKAFKDRDLYLTDPRFREIPLKRLLSKAYAKELWNDIQAEPFKVSEHLSPAIGQDTAYAAVVDEEGNSVSFIQSLYFDFGAAYVPGDTGIIMQNRGSFFSLESSCANALEPGKRSFHTLMPAMVSKEGKPYMLYGTQGGEGQPQTQLSILTGVLDYGLSIQEAISLPRWVYGRTWGEDGDALKLEHRLDGDVYARLKKWGHRVEPVNPWDGIMGQAQGIVIDEQGFMSGAADPRGDGLAIGW from the coding sequence ATGTTGAACATCATGCCACGAGCGGAGCGAGCGATGATCGCTACGCCTCATTATTTGGCCAGCAGCGTAGGAAGCGCGATCTTGCAGCAGGGAGGCAATGCCTTCGATGCAGCGATTGCGATCAGCGCAACGCTTGGTGTTGTTTATCCGCATATGACGGGGCTTGGCGGGGACGCTTTTTTCTTGATGTACGATGCGGCTGCAGGCGCATATACGGGATTCAATGGAAGCGGGAAGTCTGCTGCCCAAGCTACGCCTGATTTTTATAAAGCGAAAGGGCTGCAAGCGATACCGCAAAGAGGTATTCTCAGTGCGATCACCGTTCCGGGCATGGTCGACGCCTGGTGGCAGGTATGGGAGAAATACGGCAAGCTTGCTTGGGCTAAGCTGCTTGAGCCTGCGATTGACTATGCGGAGAAAGGGTTTCCGATTTCACGCAATCTGCTGTTCTGGATGCGCAAGGATGAGGTCTTCATTCGAGCCTCAGAGCAGTTGAGCAGCTTATATATGGCGGGTGGTCAGCTTCTGAAGGAAGGCGATCGCCTCGTTCAGAAAGAGATGGCTCAGACCCTGCGAGTAGTGCAGCGAGAAGGTCGGGATGCCTTTTATAAAGGTACTCTGATGCAGTCGATTGTACAGAACATTCAGTCTGATGGCGGGCTGCTGCAGGAAGCAGATTTCCGCAATTTTGCCGGAGAATGGGTTGAGTTGCTCTCCACGACGTATCGCGGGTATGACATTTATCAAATGCCGCCGAACTCGCAAGGATTCACAGCGCTTATGATGATGAATATGCTGGAAAATGTCGATGTCAGTGCGGTTCCCCGAGCATCAGCGAATTTTTATCACTTGATGTCGGAAGTTGTTAAAAAGGCGTTCAAAGATCGCGACCTGTACTTAACCGATCCGCGTTTCCGCGAGATTCCATTGAAGCGCTTGCTTTCCAAGGCTTATGCCAAGGAACTTTGGAACGATATTCAAGCGGAGCCGTTTAAGGTCAGTGAGCATTTGTCGCCGGCGATCGGCCAGGATACGGCCTATGCTGCTGTGGTGGATGAAGAGGGGAACTCGGTTTCTTTCATACAAAGTTTATATTTTGACTTCGGTGCGGCCTATGTGCCTGGAGATACAGGAATTATCATGCAAAATCGCGGCTCTTTTTTCTCGCTGGAATCGTCTTGTGCCAATGCTTTGGAGCCAGGTAAAAGATCCTTCCATACCCTAATGCCGGCGATGGTCAGCAAAGAGGGCAAGCCTTACATGCTATACGGCACGCAGGGCGGGGAAGGTCAGCCGCAAACACAACTCTCTATTCTGACTGGTGTTCTGGACTATGGCTTGTCGATTCAAGAAGCGATTTCGCTTCCTCGTTGGGTGTACGGCCGAACTTGGGGAGAAGACGGAGACGCCCTGAAGCTGGAGCATCGTCTGGATGGAGATGTGTACGCTCGCTTGAAGAAGTGGGGACATCGTGTCGAACCCGTCAACCCATGGGATGGCATTATGGGGCAAGCGCAGGGCATTGTCATTGACGAACAAGGGTTCATGAGTGGTGCCGCCGATCCGCGGGGTGACGGTTTAGCGATCGGTTGGTAA